The Flavobacterium sp. N2270 genome contains the following window.
AGTTTTGTCTTTCATTTTCTCAAAGTGAGAACCTAAAATAATATCTTTATTACCTGTAGTTGTAATGATTATATCTGCATTTCCAACTACTGTATCTAATCGTTTAACTTCATAACCGTCCATTGCAGCTTGTAAAGCACAAATTGGGTCAATTTCAGTCACGGTTACAATTGAACCTGCACCTCTAAAAGAAGCCGCAGTACCTTTTCCAACATCTCCGTAACCACAAACAACTACTCTTTTACCAGCTAACATAATATCAGTAGCTCTTCTTACAGCATCTACTGCAGATTCTTTACAACCATATTTGTTATCAAATTTAGATTTAGTAACCGAATCATTTACGTTAATTGCAGGCATATGTAACGTTCCGTTTTTCATTCTTTCGTATAAACGGTGAACTCCTGTAGTTGTTTCTTCAGATAAACCTTTAATGTCAGCAATTAGTTCAGGGAAACGGTCAAAAACCATATTCGTTAAATCACCACCATCATCTAAAATCATGTTTAATGGTTTTCTGTCTTCACCAAACCATAAAGTTTGCTCAATACACCAATCAAATTCTTCGTCACTTAAGCCTTTCCAAGCATAAACTGGAATTCCAGCAGCAGCAATAGCAGCAGCAGCATGATCTTGAGTTGAAAAAATATTACAAGAAGACCAAGTAACATCAGCACCAAGAGCAACTAAAGTTTCAATTAATACAGCAGTTTGAATAGTCATGTGTAAACATCCAGCAATACGTGCTCCTTTTAAAGGTTGGCTTGCTCCATATTCAGCTCTAAGAGCCATTAAACCTGGCATTTCAGCTTCAGCTAATTCAATTTCTTTTCTTCCCCAGTCTGCCAAAGTAATATCTTTTACTTTATACGGCACATAAGTTGTTGTATTTGAACTCATCTATTATTGTATATTTGTATTATTAAATAAGAGTGCAAAGGTACTAATTTCATTTTTAATTTTTTAATAAAACACCTTATTTTATGAAATGTTTAATAAGGTAATGCTTTGAATTTCAACCTTATATTTAATGTCTTTTTATAAAAAAATACAAGTAAATCCCTTAACTTCAGTCCTTATTTGGAAAATTGAAGAAGATTTTAATGAACTGTTTCGTCAAATTAAATTAAAGGACATTTCATTAGCTAGGCTAGAACGAATGAAATCTGAAAGCCATCAAAAAGGGTTTTTGAGCATTCGACATTTGCTGAAAGTTGCTGGTTATTCTGACTTTGATTTGTTTTATGATGAAGATGGAAAACCGCACTTAACAGATGGAAAGCAAATTTCTATAACACATTCCAATAATTTTTCGGCTATTATTGTTGGTAATCAAAATGTAGGAATTGATATAGAGTTGCAAAGAGAAAAAATTACAAGAATTGCTGATAAATTTGTAGAGCATGAATTTGATTATTTGAATAAAGAATCAGTAGAATATATAAAAAAACTAACTGTAATTTGGGGAGCCAAAGAAGCAAAGTATAAAATGTGTAATTCTAGAAGTTTAAGTTTTAAAGACGACATGAAAGTATTTTCGTTTGATTTAGCAGATGGAAAAGGAAAGGCTTCTGTGCAACAAAATAAATTTGAGAAAGAATTTAATTTTTTCTTCGAAGAGTTTGAAGGATTTACGTTGGTTTATGCGTTAGAAAAATAGTATGAAAGAGTTATATACAAATATTGTACAAGCCAAAAATGAGAACAGTAAGTTACTTGCTATTTTATTAGATCCTGAGAAACTTTTGATTTCAGATGTTAAAAATTTATGTAAAAAGATAAACGAATCTCCTGCGACGCATATATTTATAGGAGGAAGTACTTATAACGGAAATCATTTAGACGGATTAATTAAAGAAATTAAGCAATGCGTAGATTTGCCTTTGTTCTTATTTCCTGGAGATTATAAACAAATTTCAGCTGAAGCCGATGCTATTTTATTTCTTAGTTTATTATCAGGAAGAAATGCTGATTATTTAATTGAGCATCAAGTTAATGC
Protein-coding sequences here:
- the ahcY gene encoding adenosylhomocysteinase, yielding MSSNTTTYVPYKVKDITLADWGRKEIELAEAEMPGLMALRAEYGASQPLKGARIAGCLHMTIQTAVLIETLVALGADVTWSSCNIFSTQDHAAAAIAAAGIPVYAWKGLSDEEFDWCIEQTLWFGEDRKPLNMILDDGGDLTNMVFDRFPELIADIKGLSEETTTGVHRLYERMKNGTLHMPAINVNDSVTKSKFDNKYGCKESAVDAVRRATDIMLAGKRVVVCGYGDVGKGTAASFRGAGSIVTVTEIDPICALQAAMDGYEVKRLDTVVGNADIIITTTGNKDIILGSHFEKMKDKTIVCNIGHFDNEIDMAWLNKTHGATKNEIKPQVDKYTINGKDIIILAEGRLVNLGCATGHPSFVMSNSFTNQTLAQIELWTNSAAYKNEVYMLPKHLDEKVAALHLAKLGVELEILREDQAKYIGVAVEGPFKPEYYRY
- a CDS encoding 4'-phosphopantetheinyl transferase family protein — protein: MSFYKKIQVNPLTSVLIWKIEEDFNELFRQIKLKDISLARLERMKSESHQKGFLSIRHLLKVAGYSDFDLFYDEDGKPHLTDGKQISITHSNNFSAIIVGNQNVGIDIELQREKITRIADKFVEHEFDYLNKESVEYIKKLTVIWGAKEAKYKMCNSRSLSFKDDMKVFSFDLADGKGKASVQQNKFEKEFNFFFEEFEGFTLVYALEK